In a single window of the Rhizoctonia solani chromosome 16, complete sequence genome:
- a CDS encoding nitrite reductase (NAD(P)H) large subunit produces the protein MAPVAVSEPSMADRKTILVVGLGMVGIAFIEKILALDDENRYRIVTCGEETHLAYNRVALTEYFQHRSVEELYLNSPAWYAEQDPERFTFHVGEQVTKLDHQAQCATTSKHRIIPYDVCVLATGSEASVPPYITPETSPKTRGIFVYRSIADLDAMLAYSDRPNVKKAVVVGGGLLGLEAAKALYDLPAIPDVAIINRQAYPLSRQLDSEAGEMVLRKIEGMGVKVITKVNVANITTKKIPETEIESDGKSEVMTGFDLVDGTHVECDLAVFAIGIKSRDDLARSANIECHSRGGVIVNDDLSTSAPNVYAIGECTSWKGNTYGLIAPGVEMADILSFNLTQTHNGTHKPRKMNDPDLSTKLKLMGVDVASFGDFFADKRMQERMKAEESESKAKEISQEESNGKPSVWELNTSNAPSLKVENGNRVSLTSNGAKSSNGKRIHRHRNMRDEPIKCLTYKDPFSSVYKKYIFSADGKYLLGGMMIGDTSDYVKLVAIVKKKKALDVPPSQFIIGASKGGDEDGADLDDDTQICSCHNVTKGQVVDAVKNGVDNIGDIKLKTKAGTGCGGCIPLVTNIFKVEMKKAGKETNNNLCVHFPMSRTDLFNIVKIKQLRTFNEIAVVVSPIPKCVGCETCKPAIGSILSSLYNEHVMDPPHHQLQDTNDRYLANIQRNGTFSVIPRVAGGEITPDGLIVIGQIAKKYNLYTKITGGQRIDMFGAQKQDLPDIWEELVNAGFESGHAYGKSLRTVKSCVGTAWCRYGVGDSVGLAIQLEERYKGVRSPHKIKGGVSGCIRECAEAQSKDFGLIATDKGWNVYLAGNGGSNPRHATLFATDVPPSKVVRIIDRFLMFYIRTADKLMRTARWIEQFEGGIEKLKKIILEDELGVCADLDREMDALVGTYQCEWTTVVKNPERRKQFRQFVNSDERQSQIEPIIERGQTRPADWPKEFPPVKFNESDIPSPKSQWSWQPLAKTSDMRPTPAGTTSAVAKYGDTQIAIFHVPGRGYFATQQMCPHKRAFVLDHGIVGDDANGNLYVSCPLHKRNYGLKGGNCSSDPEMKILTFDAREEDGVISVLLPDSDALDSVIGTSKWMVRQATAQVYGKGSAGMIEIIGPDGRVAPEIAKAACAGGSSCGDSKLEW, from the exons ATGGCTCCAGTAGCTGTCTCTGAGCCCTCTATGGCTGATCGAAAAACCATATTGGTCGTCGGCCTTGGGATGGTCGGCATCG CCTTTATCGAGAAGATACTGGCCCTAGATGATGAAAACCGTTATCGCATTGTGACTTGTGGAGAAGAGACGCATCTCGCCTACAATCGC GTCGCACTCACTGAGTATTT CCAACACCGCTCCGTTGAGGAACTCTACCTCAACTCGCCGGCCTGGTATGCGGAGCAAGATCCTGAACGATTCACTTTCCACGTCGGAGAGCAAGTCACCAAACTAGACCATCAAGCACAATGCGCGACTACAAGCAAGCATCGCATTATTCCT TACGATGTATGTGTTCTTGCAACTGGTTCCGAAGCCAGCGTGCCCCCATACATAACACCGGAAACCAGCCCTAAGACACGA GGTATATTTGTGTATAGATCTATCGCCGATCTCGATGCCATGCTCGCCTACTCTGATAGGCCTAATGTAAAGAAAGCAGTAGTTGTGGGGGGTGGCCTGCTAGGTCTTGAAGCGGCCAAGGCTCTTTATGACTT ACCGGCCATTCCGGATGTAGCTATTATTAACCGCCAGGCTTATCCGTTATCTCGCCAATTAGACAGCGAGGCCGGGGAAATGGTACTGCGTAAGATAGAAGGGATGGGTGTCAAGGTGATAACTAAAGTCAACGTCGCAAACATCACTACCAAAAAGATT CCAGAAACAGAAATCGAGAGCGACGGGAAGTCCGAGGTGATGACCGGATTCGATCTCGTCGATGGAACACACGTGGAATGTGATTTAGCCGTCTTTG CGATCGGGATCAAGTCCCGGGATGACCTTGCACGATCAGCGAATATCGAATGCCACTCACGTGGTGGGGTTATTGTGAATGATGATCTCAGTACTTCTGCACCGAATGTCTATGCCATCGGCGAGTGTACTAGTTGGAAGGGGAACACTTACGGGTTGATTGCGCCCGGAG TCGAGATGGCCGATATTCTGAGCTTCAATTTGACCCAAACACACAATGGAACACATAAACCACGCAAGATGAATGATCCAGACTTATCGACCAAACTCAAGTTGATGGGTGTCGAC GTCGCGTCGTTTGGTGACTTTTTTGCAGACAAGCGGATGCAAGAACGTATGAAGGCCGAAGAATCGGAGAGCAAAGCAAAAGAGATTTCACAAGAAGAGTCGAACGGAAAGCCTTCAGTGTGGGAATTAAACACCTCCAATGCACCTTCTCTCAAGGTTGAAAATGGAAATCGGGTTTCCTTGACCTCGAATGGTGCCAA GTCGTCGAATGGAAAGAGGATACATAGGCACCGGAATATGAGGGATGAGCCTATCAAGTGTTTGACCTACAAGGATCCATTTTCGAGCGTGTACAAAAA GTATATCTTCAGTGCCGACGGGAAATACTTGCTAGGAG GTATGATGATTGGTGATACCAGCGACTATGTCAAACTTGTCGCGATCGTCAAGAAAAAG AAAGCATTAGACGTCCCACCTTCGCAGTTTATCATTGGTGCCAGCAAGGGTGGTGACGAGGACGGCGCAGATCTAGACGACGACACACAGATTTGTAGTTGCCAC AATGTCACCAAAGGGCAAGTTGTGGATGCAGTCAAGAATGGTGTCGACAATATCGGGGACATAAAGCTCAAAACTAAAGCTGGCACAG GGTGCGGTGGTTGCATCCCCCTGGTGACAAACATATTTAAA GTCGAGATGAAGAAAGCAGGAAAAGAGACTAACAACAATCTCTGTGTTCACTTTCCGATGTCTCGAACTGATCTCTTTAACATTGTCAA AATCAAGCAACTGAGGACATTCAATGAGATCGCTGTAGTCGTCTCGCCGATTCCAAAGTGTGTGGGATGTGAGACCTGCAAACCTGCGATCGGGAGCATCTTGAGTTCACTTTACAATGAACATGTGATGGATCCCCCTCACCATCAATTGCAAGATACGAACGACAGATATCTGGCGAATATCCAGCGAAATGGCACGTTCTCCGTTATCCCTAGAGTAGCTGGAGGAGAG ATTACGCCGGACGGACTCATTGTAATTGGTCAAATTGCAAAGAAAT ACAACCTTTATACGAAGATTACCGGAGG GCAAAGAATAGACATGTTTGGTGCACAGAAGCAGGATCTGCCCGATATCTGG GAGGAGCTGGTAAATGCCGGATTTGAGAGCGGGCACGCATACGGGAAATCGTTGCGGACAGTCAAATCATGC GTTGGAACTGCCTGGTGTCGCTATGGTGTAGGTGATAGTGTTGGCCTGGCAATTCAGCTCGAGGAGCGATACAAGGGCGTCAGATCGCCTCACAAGATCAAAGGTGGCGTTAGTGGCTGTATTCGCGAATGTGCGGAAGCACAGTCTAAG GATTttggtttgattg CGACGGACAAGGGTTGGAATG TTTATCTCGCAGGCAACGGCGGGTCGAACCCCCGCCATGCAACCCTTTTTGCGACCGATGTTCCTCCCTCCAAGGTCGTACGCATCATTGACAGATTCTTGATGTTTTACATTCGCACAGCGGACAAATTGATGCGCAC TGCCCGATGGATAGAGCAATTCGAAGGAGGGATTGAG AAACTGAAAAAAATCATCCTCGAAGATGAACTAGGCGTATGCGCCGACCTTGACCGTGAAATGGATGCACTCGTAGGGACGTACCAGTGTGAATGGACTACCGTTGTCAAGAACCCAGAGCGTCGAAAGCAATTCCGCCAATTTGTCAACTCG GATGAGCGGCAATCTCAAATCGAGCCCATCATTGAACGTGGTCAAACTCGACCAGCAGACTGGCCCAAGGAGTTCCCTCCTGTAAAATTCAACGAATCAGATATCCCCTCGCCCAAATCGCAGTGGAGTTGGCAGCCTCTGGCCAAGACGTCGGACATGCGTCCCACTCCTGCGGGTACAAC ATCCGCAGTGGCCAAGTATGGAGACACGCAGATTGCGATTTTTCATGTACCTGGTCGGGGCTATTTCGCTACTCAGCAG ATGTGTCCTCATAAACGAGCGTTCGTTCTGGATCATGGCATAGTTGGAGAC GATGCGAACGGGAATCTCTACGTCTCAT GTCCTCTGCACAAGCGAAATTATGGGTTGAAAGGGGGCAACTGCAGCAGCGACCCTGAAATGAAGATCCTCACCTTTGACGCCAGGGAGGAAGATGGGGTTATCTCGGTTCTGCTCCCCGATTCTGACGCCCTCGACTCGGTCATTGGTACCAGCAAGTGGATGGTTCGTCAAGCTACCGCACAAGTTTACGGCAAAGGATCTGCGGGTATGATTGAAATCATTGGTCCGGATGGCCGAGTAGCACCCGAAATCGCCAAGGCAGCTTGTGCAGGAGGGTCAAGTTGCGGAGACAGTAAACTCGAGTGGTGA
- a CDS encoding regulator of G protein signaling domain protein, whose product MARPPVTLNFQSDKINDGEMSASTAKASPSVYPPPINTNTPPRSTLDNSIPPRPRPYVFSGSTLLDIPSRLARPPSVKSVGKQWTSQYKSRKFALVFQPLPPLPLPFHLLSYFADLVPEMSVSLDEILAMRHLSPLSLKDFEQYLLFEEYGAENLYFLLWLNDYAALYHAGNSPLRLYHSLVRAKATFFSSDSQYELNLAAETPAPPHPDAFAAIRTDVEVMLRTSARRFVKSRSRNAGTQRVLCVIFGGLLTMAIALAPLMVSHFSERNRYIRFGMIPPLWLGLTVFLCSANGVCLILYLMGGSRQLHPFELVRPAISAPVPREPQSPYQASFTTIDTSHDVKGQPLGSSFVQYPNAVHSPQQARAHVDLSSRPDVYVLPRIRPGTPIMESAFEFETAGFIPSQDDDDTATMSDHASTYVESTIAPSASAQTAGARSSVTKFNFDFDALPSKTLNSTSGPPTLEAARGNGIKRMLTKVAGPVTRVSSPVISRAQWEVVIRSMVVAALFALIVSGILVAVPI is encoded by the exons ATGGCTCGGCCACCCGTGACTCTCAACTTTCAGTCCGATAAAATCAATGACGGCGAAATGTCCGCTTCTACAGCCAAAGCTTCACCTTCGGTTTATCCCCCTCCTATCAATACCAACACCCCGCCCAGGTCTACGCTAGACAACAGCATTCCACCCAGGCCTCGCCCGTATGTATTTTCGGGATCTACCCTACTCGACATCCCAAGTAGGCTCGCCAGGCCTCCGAGCGTTAAAAGTGTTGGGAAGCAATGGACAAGTCAGTACAAGTCTCGCAAGTTTGCTTTGGTTTTTCAGCCCCTCCCTCCTCTTCCCCTCCCATTTCATTTACTTTCTTATTTTGCCGACT TGGTTCCCGAAATGTCTGTCAGCCTTGATGAAATTTTGGCGATGCGGCATCTCTCACCCTTGAGTCTCAAGGATTTCGAACAGTACCTCTTGTTCGAGGAGTATGGAGCAGAGAACCT ATATTTCCTTCTCTGGCTCAACGACTATGCTGCACTTTATCACGCTGGTAACTCTCCGCTTCGCCTCTATCACTCGCTGGTTCGTGCCAAGGCAACATTCTTCTCATCCGACTCCCAGTACGAGCTCAACCTTGCCGCT GAGACCCCAGCACCTCCACACCCCGACGCCTTTGCCGCCATCCGAACGGATGTCGAGGTCATGCTTCGTACCTCGGCTCGCCGTTTTGTCAAGTCCCGCAGCCGCAATGCGGGCACCCAACGCGTGCTTTGTGTGATCTTTGGGGGATTGTTGACCATGGCGATCGCGCTTGCGCCTTTGATGGTTAGTCACTTCTCTGAACGAAACCGGTACATTCGATTCGGGATGATTCCTCCACTCTGGCTCGGCCTTACTGTATTCTTGTGCTCTGCCAACGGTGTTTGTCTAATTCTG TATTTGATGGGCGGCTCTCGCCAACTGCACCCTTTCGAATTGGTACGACCAGCTATCTCTGCCCCGGTCCCCCGCGAGCCACAATCCCCCTATCAAGCATCATTCACGACCATCGACACCTCACACGACGTCAAGGGCCAACCCCTCGGTTCGAGTTTTGTCCAGTACCCGAATGCTGTGCACTCTCCTCAACAAGCTCGCGCTCACGTTGATCTCAGCTCCCGCCCGGATGTTTACGTTCTTCCACGCATCCGCCCAGGAACCCCGATTATGGAATCGGCGTTCGAGTTCGAGACTGCGGGCTTTATTCCCTCTCAGGACGATGACGACACTGCGACTATGAGCGATCATGCGAGCACCTACGTAGAGTCGACTATCGCCCCGTCGGCCTCTGCTCAGACCGCTGGTGCCCGATCGAGCGTCACCAAGTTCAACTTTGATTTCGACGCACTTCCTTCCAAGACTTTGAACTCTACTTCTGGCCCTCCTACCCTCGAAGCTGCTCGCGGAAACGGGATCAAGAGAATGTTGACCAAGGTAGCTGGTCCTGTCACTCGCGTTAGCAGTCCGGTGATTAGTAGGGCTCAATGGGAGGTTGTTATTCGTTCCATGGTGGTTGCAGCCCTGTTTGCCTTGATCGTCTCAGGCATCCTCGTCGCCGTGCCTATTTAA